Proteins co-encoded in one Quercus robur chromosome 8, dhQueRobu3.1, whole genome shotgun sequence genomic window:
- the LOC126695918 gene encoding F-box protein At1g30200-like, which yields MDSNHEELNSFDHLPDNLLLLIFDKILDLEAKALVSCFLVSKRFASLIPQTNTNTVLIEMEAPANIPQSKKSRGTSRSLFKNILSKLSSKSKPRYLVQREIRGSDVLKIFREIKCLKIQSHSAGVKNPFVAGFLMWKAFFGAKFRYCLFLFAPFVHKENDDDPLKNTIVHSNDKEGEEVFQFLWTFGGFHLQEALQRHRYVKDTISDNHCILKRVVVCDSENRGKVCMGEEDIAECRRSWHVDNDTKDTTTTFYYNCKMWYVPVLDLPMHGCTMKGATLLWVYPASVTMSKEKDVLKGFEDDEEEQWGIFNEAVREIVHNNNIDKRMFHTTSFS from the coding sequence ATGGATTCTAACCATGAAGAGCTTAATTCCTTTGATCATTTACCAGACAATCTCCTGCTCTTAATCTTCGACAAAATCTTAGACCTAGAGGCCAAAGCTTTAGTGAGTTGCTTTCTAGTTTCCAAGCGCTTTGCTTCCCTCATCCCTCAAACCAACACCAACACTGTTTTGATTGAAATGGAAGCCCCTGCCAATATTCCTCAATCCAAAAAAAGCCGCGGTACCTCACGAAGTTTATTCAAGAACATCTTAAGCAAACTCAGCAGCAAGTCCAAGCCGAGGTACCTAGTGCAGCGGGAGATAAGAGGCTCTGACGTGTTAAAGATCTTTCGAGAGATCAAATGTCTGAAAATCCAAAGTCACTCCGCTGGAGTGAAAAACCCTTTTGTTGCGGGCTTCCTCATGTGGAAGGCATTTTTTGGGGCTAAATTTCGTTATTGCCTCTTTCTTTTTGCACCATTCGTCCACAAAGAAAACGATGATGACCCTTTAAAGAATACAATAGTGCATAGCAATGACAAAGAGGGTGAAGaagtttttcaatttctttggaCTTTTGGCGGATTTCATTTGCAAGAAGCATTACAAAGGCATCGCTATGTTAAAGATACAATTTCGGATAATCACTGCATTCTTAAGAGAGTCGTGGTTTGTGACTCGGAGAATCGAGGAAAGGTGTGTATGGGAGAAGAAGATATTGCGGAGTGTAGGAGGAGTTGGCATGTTGATAATGATACTAAGGatacaacaacaacattttACTATAATTGCAAGATGTGGTATGTGCCTGTTTTGGATTTGCCAATGCACGGATGCACAATGAAGGGGGCCACACTTCTTTGGGTCTATCCTGCTAGTGTGACAATGAGCAAAGAGAAGGATGTCTTGAAAGGATTTGAAGATGATGAAGAGGAGCAGTGGGGGATTTTCAATGAAGCTGTAAGGGAGATTGTGCACAACAACAATATCGATAAGAGAATGTTTCATACAACTTCGTTTTCATGA
- the LOC126694736 gene encoding uncharacterized protein LOC126694736, with amino-acid sequence MESILARALEYTLKYWLKSFSRDQFKLQGRTAQLSNLDINGDALHSSVGLPPALNVTTAKVGKLEIILPSSLGNVQVEPIVVQIDKLDLVLEENSNLDESTSQASTPTSAGPVKGSGYGFADKIADGMTVEIHTVNLLLETRGGAQGQGGATWASPLASITIRNLLLYTTNENWQVVNLKEARDFSNNEKYIYVFKKLEWESLSIDLLPHPDMFMDANFSQERGSQRDDDGAKRVFFGGERFLEGISGQAYITVQRTELNCPLGLEVQLHITEAVCPALSEPGLRALLRFLTGLYVCLNRGDVDSKAQQRSTEAAGRSLVSIVVDHIFLCIKDAEFQLELLMQSLLFSRASVSDGENDNNLSRVMVGGLFLRDTFSRPPCTLVQPSMQSVTKDLLHIPEFAKNFCPPIYPLGEQQWQLIDGVPLVCLHSLQIKPCPVPPSFASQTVVDCQPLMIYLQEESCLRIFSFLTDGVVVNRGAVLPDFSVNSLVFTLKELVFTIPLDVGKLNNGASNKDSNIHSSFSGARLHIKNLLFSESPSIKLRMLNLEKDPACFCLWEGQTIDASQKKWTTKASQLSLSLETSSDLSRLQNSLDWGSGLWRSVELEDVCIEVAMATADGSPLTDVPPPGGIVRVGVACQQYLSNASVEQLLFILDLYAYFGRVSEKIAIVGKNNKLKRNNNSFGGRLIDKVPGDTAVSLAVKDLQLKFLESSEMNVHEMPLVQFLGDNLFVRVTHRTLGGAVAVSSTLRWESVQVDCVDTEGKLAHQNGTVSSNIEDGPLICGNGYPQLRAVFWVQKKNCSSGNAFAVPFLDISIVHVIPLDEQDIECHSLNASACISGVRLGGGMNYTEALLHRFGILGPDGGPGKELSKGLDNLRAGPLSKLFKTTPLIADNLEEDGNSEDGKESSFLQLGKSDDIDVSIELKDWLFALEGEQEMAERWWFHNHEDVGREERCWHTTFQSLQVKAKSSPKHELNGKGKSQEMQKYPVELVTVGVEGLQTLKPQAHKSIHASILPANGIKENAETSGGINLELRMVIAEDPIYDEPAKWVVENLKFSVEQPIEAIVTKDELQHFAFLCKSEVDSMGRITAGILRVLKLEGSIGQAAIDQLSNLGSDGIDKIFSPKHSRGSSAGSIGLSPLSLPSSLEGTVASLEDAVTDSRAKCAALITDAGSSESSIQHLETIKQLSQKLESMQSLMMRLRSQI; translated from the exons atggagtCGATACTGGCGCGAGCGTTGGAGTACACGCTCAAGTACTGGCTCAAATCCTTCTCTAGAGATCAGTTCAAGTTGCAGGGTCGGACCGCACAGCTTTCCAATTTAG ATATTAACGGCGACGCTTTGCATTCCAGCGTCGGATTGCCGCCGGCGCTCAATGTCACCACTGCCAAAGTCGGAAAATTGGAGATTATT TTGCCATCATCGCTTGGTAATGTACAAGTGGAGCCAATTGTGGTGCAAATCGATAAACTTGATTTGGTTCTAGAGGAGAACTCTAACTTGGATGAATCTACAAGTCAGGCCAG TACCCCAACATCTGCTGGGCCCGTGAAGGGAAGCGGTTATGGATTCGCTGATAAG ATTGCAGATGGAATGACTGTAGAGATTCACACTGTCAATCTTCTACTTGAAACTCGTGGAGGTGCCCAAGGTCAAGGAGGAGCAACTTG GGCATCACCTTTGGCATCTATCACTATACGCAACCTTTTGCTGTATACTACAAATGAAAATTGGCAG GTTGTAAATCTTAAAGAGGCGCGGGACTTCTCCAATAATGAAAAGTACATCTATGTGTTCAAA AAACTTGAATGGGAATCTTTGTCTATTGATCTCCTGCCTCATCCTGATATGTTTATGGATGCAAATTTTTCTCAAGAGAGAGGAAGCCagagagatgatgatggtgcaAAGCGAGTTTTTTTTGGCGGAGAGCGCTTTCTTGAAGGAATATCGGGACAAGCTTAT ATCACAGTGCAAAGGACTGAACTAAACTGTCCACTTGGGCTTGAGGTCCAGTTACATATTACAGAAGCTGTTTGTCCTGCATTAAGTGAGCCAG GACTACGTGCTCTTCTACGATTCTTGACTGGATTATATGTCTGTTTAAATAGAGGAGATGTTGATTCAAAGGCCCAGCAG CGATCTACTGAAGCAGCAGGACGTTCTCTAGTCTCTATTGTTGTGGACCACATATTTCTCTGCATTAAAGATGCTG AGTTCCAGCTTGAACTTTTGATGCAGTCACTCTTATTTTCACGG GCCAGTGTCTCTGATGGAGAAAATGACAATAACTTATCTAGGGTCATGGTTGGTGGACTATTCTTAAG GGATACTTTTTCACGCCCTCCATGCACCTTAGTGCAACCATCAATGCAAAGTGTGACAAAAGATCTTCTACATATTCCTGAATTTG CAAAGAACTTTTGTCCTCCAATATATCCTCTGGGAGAACAGCAGTGGCAATTGATTGATGGTGTTCCTCTAGTATGTCTCCATTCTCTTCAGATCAAACCCTGTCCAGTTCCGCCATCTTTTGCTTCACAAACAGTTGTAGACTGTCAACCTCTTATG ATTTATCTTCAGGAAGAATCCTGTTTGAGGATATTTTCCTTCCTAACTGATGGAGTCGTCGTCAATCGTGGTGCTGTTTTACCAGATTTTTCAGTAAATTCCTTGGTTTTCACTCTCAAGGAATTAGTTTTTACTATTCCTTTGGACGTGGGAAAATTGAATAATGGTGCTAGTAACAAGGACAGTAATATCCACAGTTCATTTTCCGGAGCAAGGCTTCATATTAAGAACTTGTTATTTTCAGAATCCCCTTCAATAAAACTAAGGATGCTGAACCTGGAGAAGGATCCTGCTTGCTTTTGTCTCTGGGAAGGTCAAACAATTGATGCTAGCCAGAAGAAATGGACCACTAAAGCATCACAACTTAGTTTGTCTTTAGAAACGAGTAGTGACTTAAGTAGGCTTCAGAATTCTCTTGACTGGGGTTCAGGCTTGTGGAGAAGTGTTGAGCTGGAAGATGTTTGCATTGAAGTAGCCATGGCAACTGCTGATGGAAGCCCTTTAACAGATGTTCCTCCTCCAGGTGGTATTGTCAGGGTAGGGGTTGCTTGTCAACAATATTTGTCCAATGCTTCAGTTGAACAGCTATTATTTATCCTTGATCTCTATGCATACTTTGGCAGAGTGAGTGAGAAGATAGCCATTGtcggaaaaaataataaactgaaGAGAAATAATAATTCGTTTGGTGGAAGGCTTATTGATAAGGTCCCTGGTGATACTGCAGTAAGTTTAGCAGTGAAGGATCTTCAGCTTAAGTTTCTGGAGTCTTCTGAAATGAATGTTCACGAAATGCCTCTTGTCCAGTTTCTTGGGGATAATCTGTTTGTCAGAGTTACTCACAGAACGCTTGGTGGTGCAGTCGCTGTTTCATCCACTTTACGTTGGGAGAGTGTTCAGGTGGACTGTGTAGACACTGAGGGAAAATTGGCACATCAAAATGGCACAGTGTCAAGTAATATTGAAGATGGTCCTCTGATTTGTGGGAATGGATACCCTCAACTAAGAGCTGTTTTTTGGGTACAGAAGAAAAACTGTTCAAGTGGCAATGCTTTTGCAGTGCCGTTTCTGGACATTAGCATCGTGCATGTGATTCCATTAGACGAACAAGATATTGAGTGCCATAGTTTGAATGCTTCAGCATGTATTTCTGGTGTTCGCCTTGGTGGAGGAATGAATTATACTGAAGCCTTACTGCATCGGTTTGGAATACTTGGGCCTGATGGTGGTCCTGGGAAGGAGCTTTCTAAAGGGTTAGACAACTTACGAGCAGGGCCACtttcaaaactatttaaaaCAACACCTCTCATTGCTGACAATCTGGAAGAGG ATGGAAATTCAGAGGATGGAAAAGAAAGCAGCTTTTTGCAGCTTGGAAAGTCAGATGACATTGATGTTAGTATTGAATTGAAGGACTGGTTGTTTGCTCTTGAAGGAGAACAAGAGATGGCAGAAAGGTGGTGGTTTCACAATCATGAAGATGTGGGTAGAGAAGAGAGGTGTTGGCATACAACTTTCCAGAGTCTGCAGGTGAAAGCAAAAAGTAGTCCAAAGCATGAACTGAATGGCAAAGGAAAGTCACAAGAAATGCAGAAATATCCTGTGGAATTGGTCACA GTTGGTGTGGAAGGCTTGCAGACTTTAAAGCCTCAGGCCCACAAAAGCATCCATGCATCTATCTTACCTGCAAATGGTATTAAAGAAAATGCGGAGACATCTGGAGGGATAAATCTTGAACTTCGCATGGTGATAGCTGAGGACCCCATCTATGATGAACCAGCCAAGTGGGTGGTGGAAAACTTGAAATTCTCTGTTGAGCAGCcg aTTGAGGCAATTGTTACAAAGGATGAGTTGCAACACTTTGCTTTTTTGTGCAAGTCTGAAGTTGACTCAATGGGTCGAATAACTGCTGGAATTTTGCGGGTACTTAAGCTAGAAGGTTCTATTGGCCAGGCAGCAATCGATCAACTAAGCAACCTTG GAAGTGATGGCATTGACAAGATTTTCTCCCCAAAGCACAGCAGGGGTAGTAGTGCTGGCAGTATTGGGCTCTCTCCACTGTCCCTTCCATCGTCCTTGGAAGGGACAGTGGCCTCACTGGAGGATGCGGTTACAGATTCACGGGCCAAGTGCGCTGCTCTTATTACTGATGCAGGTAGTTCAGAATCTTCCATACAACATCTTGAAACTATTAAACAACTCAGTCAGAAACTTGAAAGTATGCAAAGTTTGATGATGCGATTACGGAGTCAAATTTAA